The following proteins are encoded in a genomic region of Bernardetia sp. MNP-M8:
- a CDS encoding endonuclease/exonuclease/phosphatase family protein, with the protein MPSTNRSRSSRRRKVKYDSWRRRNARRTFRFINSLILVISVISYLSVLVSPEYFWISGFVSMLIPFCLIANVFFVFLWWWRKRWYALYSLFVLIIGFPFWQASISLGGVWKEDVEKSKKSLSVLSYNVREFDVYQERDNKHTITKNTIKWIKNDTSEIKCIQDFYNSESAKTFNTREQLSAQDSDNPYYFHVRYTSANHNKGQFGIAIFSKYPFISKGEVPFRVRTDNGAIFADIVKGKDTIRIYNVHLESMSINQNELQLIDQPEQTFWYAGKRLKRGFSMRAQQVQTIINHIATSPYPVILCGDLNDLPYSYTYFKLRRNLKNSFESKGLGTGFTFNGKLFFLRIDNQFYDSEKLDCIYFNTHREVPFSDHYPVRAVYEIE; encoded by the coding sequence ATGCCTTCTACAAACCGTTCTCGTAGTTCACGAAGAAGAAAAGTAAAATATGACTCTTGGCGCAGACGAAATGCACGTCGTACATTTCGTTTTATCAATAGTCTTATTTTGGTAATTTCGGTAATTTCTTATTTATCGGTTCTTGTTTCCCCTGAATATTTTTGGATTTCAGGTTTTGTATCAATGCTTATTCCTTTTTGTTTAATAGCCAATGTATTTTTTGTTTTTCTTTGGTGGTGGCGCAAAAGATGGTACGCACTTTATTCCTTATTTGTTTTGATTATAGGTTTTCCATTTTGGCAAGCCAGCATAAGTTTGGGAGGAGTTTGGAAAGAAGACGTAGAAAAAAGTAAAAAATCTTTATCTGTTTTGTCTTATAACGTACGAGAATTTGATGTCTATCAAGAGAGAGATAATAAGCATACAATAACAAAGAATACAATTAAGTGGATAAAAAATGACACTTCAGAGATAAAATGTATTCAAGATTTTTATAATTCAGAAAGTGCCAAAACGTTTAATACTAGAGAACAATTATCAGCACAAGATTCAGACAACCCTTATTACTTTCATGTTCGTTATACCTCTGCTAATCATAATAAGGGACAGTTTGGTATAGCTATTTTTTCAAAATATCCATTTATAAGTAAAGGAGAAGTTCCTTTTAGAGTTCGAACTGATAATGGTGCTATTTTCGCTGATATAGTAAAAGGAAAAGATACAATCAGAATTTATAATGTTCATTTAGAATCAATGAGTATCAATCAAAATGAACTTCAACTCATAGACCAGCCCGAACAAACTTTTTGGTATGCAGGCAAACGGCTCAAAAGAGGCTTTTCTATGCGAGCGCAGCAGGTTCAGACTATTATCAATCATATAGCAACAAGTCCATATCCAGTTATTTTGTGTGGCGATTTGAACGATTTGCCTTATAGTTATACCTATTTCAAACTTCGTAGAAACCTCAAAAACTCTTTTGAGAGTAAAGGATTAGGAACAGGATTTACTTTCAATGGGAAATTATTTTTTCTTAGAATAGACAATCAGTTTTATGATAGTGAAAAGTTAGATTGTATTTACTTCAATACTCATAGAGAAGTTCCTTTTTCAGATCATTATCCTGTTCGTGCAGTTTATGAAATAGAATAA
- a CDS encoding YcxB family protein: MKEEKEKIIEVKAKLNFEEYLRLNFSLLLRSKMVWLSIFLATMLIVMLLEKRITDGQWADSDLKLGLLLSLMVVLFLVLPILTYLRTKTYFEKNPSLSELTTFYFEPERIEVVTLESHTTLTWRRIYKIREFKHYLLIYQNRHIVYVVPKKSFDSVSDMDAVKEMIRTKTRLGYRLKD, translated from the coding sequence ATGAAAGAAGAAAAAGAAAAAATAATAGAAGTAAAGGCAAAGCTCAATTTTGAAGAATATCTTCGACTAAATTTTTCGCTATTATTACGTAGCAAAATGGTTTGGTTGAGTATTTTTTTAGCGACCATGCTCATCGTAATGCTTTTAGAGAAACGTATTACAGATGGACAATGGGCTGACTCAGACCTAAAACTTGGTTTACTTTTAAGTTTGATGGTGGTTTTATTTTTAGTTTTACCCATCCTTACTTATTTGAGGACAAAGACGTATTTCGAAAAAAATCCTTCTCTTTCAGAATTAACTACATTTTATTTTGAACCTGAACGCATAGAAGTAGTTACTTTAGAGAGTCATACCACTCTTACTTGGCGAAGAATATATAAAATAAGAGAATTCAAACATTATTTGCTTATTTATCAAAATAGGCATATTGTGTATGTTGTTCCAAAAAAATCATTTGATTCTGTTTCAGATATGGACGCAGTAAAAGAAATGATTCGCACCAAAACAAGATTAGGATATAGGCTCAAGGACTAA
- the ndhC gene encoding NADH-quinone oxidoreductase subunit A, whose translation MLCSVSSFGLVLLFLIIGAFFALISLSIGKIFRPHNPTKEKLSTYECGEETVIGSWGKFNIRFYLIALVFVLFEVEIIFLFPWSKILIDSKLQAIESSWKIYAFTEGLLFILILVIGLAYLWKNNLLDWQFDFLQKDEKQVYISKNLIPSQQGTNEKLDITKDSKKAIPNSIYQKINTRYT comes from the coding sequence ATGCTTTGTTCTGTTTCTAGTTTTGGTTTAGTTTTACTTTTTTTAATTATAGGAGCTTTTTTTGCTCTAATTTCTTTGAGCATTGGAAAAATCTTTCGCCCCCATAATCCAACAAAAGAAAAACTATCTACTTATGAATGTGGAGAAGAAACTGTAATTGGAAGTTGGGGTAAGTTTAATATTCGTTTTTATTTGATAGCCTTAGTTTTTGTACTCTTTGAAGTAGAAATTATATTTTTATTTCCTTGGTCAAAAATCTTGATTGATTCTAAATTACAAGCAATAGAAAGTAGTTGGAAAATATATGCGTTCACAGAAGGGTTATTATTTATTCTTATATTAGTAATTGGTTTGGCGTATCTTTGGAAAAATAATTTGTTAGATTGGCAGTTTGATTTTTTACAGAAAGATGAAAAACAAGTATATATATCCAAAAACTTGATACCATCTCAACAAGGCACAAACGAAAAACTAGATATAACAAAAGATTCTAAAAAGGCTATTCCTAACTCTATTTATCAAAAAATAAATACACGTTACACCTAA
- a CDS encoding MraY family glycosyltransferase produces the protein MTWIKLLLSLGTAFAVCLLLIPEIIKIANARNIHDVPNERKVHTGKICSFGGVGIFFGFIISTLVWSFVDMTLNMEFLLGAVLVMVVVGMRDDFLPLSAFWKLIGQFVAIAVLLIGDIRIYSLYGFLGVYELHIIFSYLVTGFIVIVITNAFNLIDGIDGLAGSVALIVFSFFGLWFALEGSFALSAMCLAVLGSVGGFLYYNYSPARIFMGDTGSLMLGFLATGLLIIFLNKNAALPETSELHIVAPLALLSALMVYPLFDTIRVFMLRALSGRSPLSPDRNHIHHLLLDIGCSHYYIVGIVIFLNILFVFIFTFIGQMGYLSDNWLVPIIVLTASSLAVFLHRKVKRKRETVNI, from the coding sequence ATGACTTGGATTAAATTACTTCTTAGCCTAGGTACTGCTTTTGCAGTCTGTTTACTCCTCATTCCCGAAATCATCAAGATTGCTAATGCTCGCAACATACACGATGTACCCAATGAACGAAAAGTTCATACTGGTAAAATTTGTTCTTTTGGAGGAGTAGGAATTTTTTTTGGTTTTATTATTTCTACATTAGTATGGTCTTTTGTAGATATGACGCTGAATATGGAATTTTTACTTGGTGCTGTCTTGGTTATGGTAGTAGTAGGTATGCGAGATGATTTTTTACCTTTGAGTGCTTTTTGGAAATTGATAGGGCAATTTGTAGCAATAGCTGTACTTCTAATTGGGGATATTCGTATTTATTCTCTATATGGTTTTTTGGGAGTATATGAATTACATATCATTTTTAGCTATTTAGTTACTGGTTTTATAGTCATTGTAATTACAAATGCTTTTAATTTAATTGATGGAATTGATGGATTAGCAGGTTCGGTTGCCTTAATTGTTTTTAGTTTTTTCGGACTTTGGTTTGCCTTAGAGGGTAGTTTTGCCCTTTCGGCTATGTGCTTGGCTGTTTTGGGAAGTGTAGGAGGTTTTTTGTATTATAATTACAGTCCTGCCAGAATTTTTATGGGCGACACAGGCTCTTTAATGCTTGGTTTTTTAGCTACTGGTCTTTTAATTATTTTTCTGAATAAAAATGCAGCTTTACCTGAAACAAGCGAGTTACATATTGTTGCTCCTTTGGCTTTGCTTTCTGCTCTGATGGTTTATCCTCTTTTTGATACTATTCGTGTCTTTATGCTGAGAGCTTTGTCTGGGCGTTCTCCTCTTTCACCTGACCGTAATCATATTCATCACTTGCTTTTAGACATCGGTTGTAGTCATTATTATATTGTAGGAATTGTGATTTTTTTGAATATTTTATTTGTGTTTATTTTTACTTTTATCGGACAAATGGGCTATTTATCTGATAATTGGCTAGTTCCTATCATTGTTCTGACAGCAAGTAGTTTAGCTGTTTTTTTACATAGAAAAGTAAAACGAAAACGAGAAACAGTAAATATTTAA
- a CDS encoding STAS/SEC14 domain-containing protein: MPLFEEKHLTIHHDEDTNCIHMQWIGFATSQKYRHGMNTGLEKVKEKEVTRWLANMAEMGAITPEDQKWTNEDWFPRLLESGIRTAAVVMSKDVFNQLAVKKIGEEMTDNNYTMHFFDNLEEAKEWLKNYQIQDKETIMAEQKQEEA; this comes from the coding sequence ATGCCTTTATTTGAAGAAAAACACCTTACTATTCATCATGACGAAGATACAAATTGTATTCATATGCAATGGATTGGTTTTGCCACTTCCCAAAAGTACAGACACGGAATGAATACAGGACTGGAGAAAGTGAAAGAAAAAGAAGTTACTAGGTGGCTTGCAAACATGGCAGAAATGGGAGCTATTACGCCAGAAGACCAAAAATGGACAAATGAAGATTGGTTTCCTCGTCTTTTAGAGTCTGGCATCAGAACGGCTGCTGTGGTGATGTCAAAAGATGTTTTCAATCAACTTGCTGTCAAAAAGATAGGAGAAGAGATGACTGATAATAATTATACTATGCACTTTTTCGATAATCTTGAGGAAGCAAAAGAGTGGTTAAAGAACTATCAAATTCAAGACAAAGAAACTATTATGGCAGAACAAAAACAGGAAGAAGCCTAA
- a CDS encoding aminotransferase class V-fold PLP-dependent enzyme — protein MKIYLTPGPSENYFIVEEAIKEALQKKITAISHRSKDFKAIFEHTTTQLRELLQIPDNFSIAFTGSANEIWERILQNCVEKESFHLVNGSFSKKFYQFAEQLNLSPSKYEVEFSEGFLVENIDVSDSAELIAVIQNETSSGVQFTIENIAKIRELNKDKLIVVDAVSSLPYANLDFSVIDSVYFSVQKGFGVPAGLGVWVYNQKMIDKAQQLEAKGKSIGTYHSLLELDKYAKDNQTPETPNVLAIFVLGKVIEAMNRKGIAMIRRETDYKAELLYHTLEQSEFLSPLVKEKSQRSKTVIVANVEKGTSSDVVAFLEKKGIIIGKGYGNFKDSQIRIANFPTHSKELIEQVADFLMEYGK, from the coding sequence ATGAAAATCTATCTTACACCTGGACCATCTGAAAATTATTTTATAGTAGAAGAAGCTATAAAAGAAGCCTTACAAAAAAAAATAACGGCAATTTCGCATCGTAGTAAAGATTTTAAAGCAATTTTTGAGCATACAACTACACAGCTTAGAGAACTTTTACAAATTCCTGATAATTTTTCTATTGCCTTTACAGGTTCTGCCAATGAAATTTGGGAACGAATTCTTCAAAATTGTGTAGAAAAAGAAAGTTTTCATTTAGTAAATGGGTCTTTTTCAAAGAAATTTTATCAGTTTGCTGAGCAGCTCAATCTTAGCCCATCTAAATATGAAGTTGAGTTTAGTGAGGGTTTTTTAGTAGAAAATATTGATGTTTCTGATTCTGCTGAGCTTATTGCTGTTATTCAGAACGAAACAAGCAGTGGTGTTCAGTTTACCATCGAAAATATTGCAAAGATTAGAGAACTAAATAAAGACAAACTTATCGTTGTCGATGCTGTTTCTTCATTGCCTTACGCCAATCTTGATTTTTCTGTAATAGATTCTGTTTATTTTTCTGTACAAAAAGGTTTTGGTGTTCCTGCTGGATTAGGTGTTTGGGTTTATAATCAAAAAATGATTGATAAAGCTCAACAATTAGAAGCCAAAGGTAAAAGCATCGGAACATATCACTCTCTTTTAGAACTTGATAAATATGCTAAAGACAATCAAACTCCTGAAACGCCAAATGTTTTAGCCATTTTTGTATTGGGAAAAGTAATTGAAGCAATGAATAGAAAGGGAATTGCGATGATTCGAAGAGAAACTGATTATAAAGCAGAATTATTGTATCATACTTTAGAGCAATCTGAGTTTTTATCGCCTTTAGTAAAAGAAAAATCTCAACGCTCTAAAACAGTTATTGTAGCAAATGTAGAGAAAGGAACTTCTTCTGATGTGGTTGCTTTTTTAGAAAAAAAGGGAATTATAATTGGAAAAGGATATGGGAATTTTAAAGATTCTCAAATCCGTATTGCTAATTTCCCAACTCATTCTAAAGAACTCATAGAACAGGTAGCTGATTTCTTGATGGAATATGGCAAATAA
- a CDS encoding lysophospholipid acyltransferase family protein yields MIQEKLYELRNSFLLYIEDRGLTVLMRPFTTLFQIAFSMWTFFNFFWIMVVCAPFIIIPILIDEKRGGTFAFKIMKIWGFSFSFLSGIIYKIKNKKTLQKNQPYIFVANHNSFLDSPAITLAIPNQFRALGKIEILKMPVFGLIFKYIGVIVDRSSMESKRRSLRQVKEKLRKQIHVMIFPEGTMNNSGHDMLRFHEGAFLVAIETQTPIAPIVIKNTRKMLPKNSWRVKAGFVEVEFLEPISTEGMAIQDLQKLKLQAFEMMQNAYLKN; encoded by the coding sequence ATGATACAGGAAAAATTATATGAATTGAGAAATTCATTTTTGCTTTATATTGAAGATAGAGGACTTACAGTTTTGATGCGTCCTTTTACTACCCTTTTTCAAATTGCATTTTCGATGTGGACGTTCTTTAATTTTTTTTGGATTATGGTCGTTTGTGCGCCTTTTATTATTATTCCAATCTTGATTGATGAGAAAAGAGGTGGAACTTTTGCTTTCAAAATCATGAAGATTTGGGGTTTTAGTTTTAGTTTCTTGAGTGGAATTATTTATAAAATAAAAAACAAAAAAACACTTCAAAAAAATCAACCCTATATTTTTGTAGCTAACCACAATTCATTTTTAGATTCACCAGCTATTACTCTTGCTATTCCAAATCAGTTTAGAGCTTTAGGAAAAATTGAGATTTTGAAAATGCCTGTTTTTGGTCTAATATTCAAATACATTGGTGTTATCGTTGATAGAAGTAGTATGGAAAGTAAAAGGCGTAGTCTAAGACAAGTAAAAGAAAAACTAAGAAAACAGATTCATGTAATGATTTTTCCAGAAGGAACAATGAATAATTCAGGGCATGATATGTTGCGTTTTCATGAAGGAGCTTTCTTAGTTGCTATCGAAACCCAAACTCCTATTGCGCCTATTGTAATAAAAAATACACGAAAAATGCTTCCTAAAAATAGTTGGAGAGTAAAAGCAGGATTTGTTGAAGTAGAATTTTTAGAACCTATTTCTACTGAAGGAATGGCGATTCAAGACCTACAAAAACTCAAATTGCAAGCCTTTGAAATGATGCAAAATGCTTATCTGAAAAATTAA
- the truB gene encoding tRNA pseudouridine(55) synthase TruB, producing MQEEQGIFSQGKVILIDKPLTWSSFDVVNKIRYAIKKYEQKKKVKVGHAGTLDPLATGLLILCSGKMTKQIEDFQGQEKEYVAQITFGFTTASYDLESELENQKEVSNLTLEKIESALKDFQGEIDQIPPIFSAVQVNGKRAYQSAREGEEVKLKSRKVTISELEITESNLSENEAIISLRIVCSKGTYIRSLAHDLGQKLETGAHLSGLRRTKIGDFNIEEAQTIEQFLEEWKPKAVKE from the coding sequence ATGCAAGAAGAACAAGGAATATTTTCACAAGGAAAAGTAATTTTGATAGACAAACCTCTTACTTGGTCGTCTTTTGATGTAGTAAACAAAATCCGTTATGCTATCAAAAAATATGAACAAAAGAAAAAAGTAAAAGTCGGACATGCAGGAACGCTTGATCCTTTAGCAACAGGTTTACTAATTCTCTGTTCGGGCAAAATGACAAAGCAAATTGAAGATTTTCAAGGACAAGAAAAAGAATATGTTGCTCAAATTACCTTTGGTTTTACGACAGCTTCTTATGATTTGGAATCAGAATTAGAAAATCAAAAAGAGGTTTCTAATCTTACCCTAGAAAAAATTGAAAGTGCATTAAAAGACTTTCAGGGAGAAATAGACCAAATTCCACCTATTTTTTCGGCTGTTCAAGTAAATGGAAAAAGAGCCTATCAATCTGCCCGAGAAGGCGAAGAAGTCAAACTCAAATCAAGAAAAGTAACAATTTCAGAATTAGAAATAACAGAATCCAATTTATCAGAAAATGAAGCAATTATTTCTTTGAGAATTGTTTGTAGTAAAGGAACTTATATCAGAAGTTTAGCCCATGACTTAGGACAAAAATTAGAAACAGGCGCACATCTTTCAGGACTTCGTCGTACAAAAATAGGCGACTTCAACATTGAAGAAGCACAGACCATTGAGCAGTTTTTGGAAGAGTGGAAGCCAAAAGCAGTAAAAGAATAA
- a CDS encoding TMEM175 family protein: MKSSRLEAFSDGVLAILITIMVLEMKVPAEAALHDLGEVYTIFLSYILSFLYLGIYWNNHHHLFQATEYVNGKVLWANLHLLFWLSLIPFASGWVGRTSFSAVPSALYGVVLFMSAVAYFILQYLILKIHGKDSVLNKAIGKNYKSKISLVLYALAVPLSFVSQWISISIYLGVAFLWIVPDKRIENTLYKEIRKNQEEGNDKEIENIS, encoded by the coding sequence GTGAAATCAAGTAGGTTAGAAGCGTTTAGTGATGGTGTTTTGGCAATCCTTATCACCATTATGGTTTTAGAGATGAAAGTTCCGGCAGAGGCTGCTTTACACGATTTGGGTGAAGTATATACTATTTTTTTAAGTTATATTTTGAGTTTTTTATATTTAGGGATTTATTGGAACAATCATCATCATCTATTTCAAGCTACTGAGTATGTAAATGGAAAAGTGCTTTGGGCAAATCTACATTTGCTTTTTTGGCTTTCTTTGATTCCTTTTGCTTCTGGTTGGGTAGGAAGAACTAGTTTTTCAGCTGTTCCAAGTGCCTTATATGGAGTGGTTTTGTTTATGAGTGCTGTTGCTTATTTCATTTTGCAATATTTGATTCTCAAAATTCATGGGAAAGACTCAGTATTAAATAAAGCTATTGGAAAAAACTATAAAAGTAAAATTTCACTAGTTTTGTATGCTCTTGCCGTTCCTCTTTCTTTTGTAAGTCAATGGATTTCTATTTCTATATATTTAGGTGTTGCTTTTTTATGGATTGTTCCTGATAAACGAATAGAAAATACACTTTATAAAGAAATAAGAAAAAATCAAGAGGAAGGGAATGACAAAGAAATAGAGAATATTTCTTAA
- a CDS encoding rhodanese-like domain-containing protein: protein MKNIFFLLIIISLLFSCTNNKDENKSSTENTSPQKIEKLIPQDFAVEMTELKSFNLIDVRTTQEYEQGNISKAKNINFNDASFGEELNKLEKNKPLFIYCKSGGRSAKAVEKAKEMGFEHIIELDGGIESWNDANVETTHGIE from the coding sequence ATGAAAAATATATTCTTTCTTCTAATCATCATTAGTTTATTATTTTCTTGTACCAATAACAAAGATGAAAATAAAAGTTCTACAGAAAATACTTCCCCTCAAAAAATAGAAAAGTTAATACCTCAGGATTTTGCAGTTGAAATGACAGAGTTGAAGAGTTTTAATCTCATTGATGTCAGGACAACTCAAGAATATGAACAAGGAAATATTTCTAAAGCAAAAAACATTAATTTTAATGATGCTAGTTTTGGAGAAGAATTGAATAAGTTGGAAAAAAATAAGCCACTTTTTATCTACTGCAAATCAGGTGGACGTAGTGCAAAAGCTGTAGAAAAAGCAAAAGAAATGGGTTTCGAACATATCATTGAACTAGATGGAGGAATTGAAAGCTGGAATGATGCCAATGTAGAAACAACTCATGGCATTGAATAA
- a CDS encoding rhodanese-like domain-containing protein, translating into MQKSILLLFSLFIFFTSCNETKKTEETSTNTKVVEENTEYTIHQKIEKLEVQEFSNKMTELRVYNIVDVRTPKEFDQASIPRAKNIDINASNFEEELDKLERIKPLLIYCKSGGRSTKAVEKAKEMGFERIIELDGGMESWKEAKMETAHAI; encoded by the coding sequence ATGCAAAAATCAATCTTACTTCTCTTTAGTCTATTTATTTTTTTTACTTCTTGTAATGAAACTAAAAAAACTGAGGAAACCTCTACAAATACGAAAGTTGTAGAAGAAAATACAGAATATACTATACATCAGAAAATAGAGAAACTTGAAGTTCAAGAATTTAGTAATAAAATGACTGAATTGAGAGTTTATAATATTGTTGATGTCAGAACACCAAAAGAATTTGATCAGGCAAGTATTCCGAGAGCCAAAAATATAGACATTAATGCAAGTAATTTTGAAGAAGAATTAGATAAACTAGAACGAATTAAACCATTACTCATTTACTGTAAATCAGGTGGACGTAGTACAAAAGCTGTAGAAAAAGCAAAAGAAATGGGTTTCGAACGCATTATCGAATTAGATGGTGGAATGGAAAGTTGGAAAGAAGCCAAAATGGAAACTGCACACGCTATTTAA
- the lipA gene encoding lipoyl synthase, producing MIELPVININEKNKTPEELNGKKPDWLRVRLPVGENYKQVNELVSKHKLHTICQSGNCPNMGECWGAGTATFMILGNVCTRGCSFCAVQTGRPPEYDTDEPRRVAEAISLMKVKHAVITSVNRDELKDRGAEIWHNTVKFTKELSPSTTIETLIPDTKANWEALEVMISAGQEVVSHNIETVEKLYKRVRPQARYARSLEQIKRTKEYGKRTKTGIMVGLGETNEEVLKTMDDLVKNGCDILTIGQYMQPTRMHLAVTEYVHPEVFDFYREEGLKRGLKYVESGALVRSSYHAERHVNV from the coding sequence ATGATAGAATTACCAGTTATAAATATAAACGAAAAAAATAAAACTCCAGAAGAATTAAATGGCAAAAAACCTGATTGGTTACGTGTCCGTTTGCCTGTTGGAGAAAATTACAAACAAGTAAATGAGCTTGTGAGTAAACATAAATTACATACTATTTGCCAAAGTGGAAATTGTCCGAATATGGGCGAATGTTGGGGGGCAGGTACAGCAACTTTTATGATTTTGGGAAATGTTTGTACTCGTGGTTGTTCTTTTTGTGCTGTTCAGACAGGAAGACCACCTGAATATGATACTGATGAGCCAAGAAGAGTAGCTGAAGCAATCAGTCTTATGAAAGTCAAACATGCTGTTATTACTTCTGTAAATCGTGATGAACTCAAAGATAGAGGAGCAGAAATTTGGCACAATACCGTAAAATTTACAAAAGAGCTTTCTCCATCTACAACCATAGAAACGCTTATTCCAGATACAAAAGCAAACTGGGAAGCTTTAGAAGTAATGATTTCGGCAGGACAAGAAGTAGTTTCTCATAATATAGAAACAGTTGAAAAACTTTACAAACGTGTACGTCCACAGGCTCGTTATGCACGTAGTTTAGAGCAAATCAAGCGTACAAAAGAATATGGAAAGCGTACCAAAACAGGAATTATGGTAGGTTTGGGAGAAACAAACGAAGAAGTTTTGAAAACAATGGACGACCTTGTAAAAAATGGTTGTGATATTCTGACAATCGGACAATATATGCAGCCTACAAGAATGCACCTTGCTGTTACTGAATACGTACATCCAGAAGTTTTTGACTTTTACAGAGAAGAGGGCTTAAAACGAGGGTTAAAATATGTAGAATCGGGTGCTTTAGTTCGCTCTTCCTACCACGCTGAAAGACACGTAAACGTGTAA